A stretch of Streptomyces vietnamensis DNA encodes these proteins:
- a CDS encoding NADPH-dependent FMN reductase, whose product MTTYKVGYFIGSLSATSINRILSRALLRVAPPGLEFQEIPIKDLPLYNHDFDADYPPEGRALKDAIASVDAVLFVTPEYNRSIPGALKNAIDWASRPWGTNSFTHKPSAVIGASPGKIGTAVAQQSLRSVLSFCNSPQMNAPEAYIQFTPGLFGEDGEVTDPTTQQFLTDFMADFKAFVERVLTVLPPQR is encoded by the coding sequence ATGACCACGTACAAGGTCGGCTACTTCATCGGCAGCCTGTCGGCCACGTCCATCAACAGGATCCTGTCCCGGGCGCTCCTCCGCGTGGCGCCGCCGGGCCTGGAGTTCCAGGAGATCCCCATCAAGGACCTCCCGCTCTACAACCACGACTTCGACGCCGACTACCCTCCCGAGGGCAGGGCGCTGAAGGACGCCATCGCGTCCGTCGACGCGGTCCTCTTCGTCACCCCCGAGTACAACCGGTCCATCCCCGGCGCCCTCAAGAACGCCATCGACTGGGCCAGCCGCCCCTGGGGCACGAACTCCTTCACCCACAAGCCGTCCGCCGTCATCGGCGCCTCGCCCGGCAAGATCGGCACCGCCGTCGCCCAGCAGAGCCTCCGCTCGGTGCTCTCCTTCTGCAACTCCCCGCAGATGAACGCCCCGGAGGCGTACATCCAGTTCACCCCGGGGCTGTTCGGCGAGGACGGCGAGGTCACGGACCCGACGACCCAGCAGTTCCTGACCGACTTCATGGCCGACTTCAAGGCCTTCGTGGAGCGCGTCCTCACCGTCCTGCCGCCCCAGCGCTGA
- a CDS encoding NAD(P)/FAD-dependent oxidoreductase, producing MTRPRILVVGAGFAGVGCVRRLERRLAAREAVITLLSPFSYQLYLPLLPQVAAGVLTPQSVALSLRRSRRHRTRIVPGGVVGIDTAAKVCVVRTISGEHVTEPYDHLVLAPGSVTRTFDIPGLAEYARGMKTLAEAVYIRDHVIAQLDLADASDDEEERAARLRFVVVGGGYAGTETAACLQLLTSNAVKRYPRLDPDLIKWHLVDIAPKLMPELGEKLGSAAMDILTKRGIEVSLGVSVASVDEDTVTLTDGRVLPSRTLIWTAGVAASPLIGTLGAETVRGRLVVSSEMDVPGLDGVWALGDAAAVPDLAKGEEGAICPPTAQHAMRQGKAVADNLVATLRGERTHPYMHKDLGLVVDLGGMDGVSKPLGVELHGAPAQAVARGYHWAALRTNVAKTRVMTNWLLNAVAGDDYVRTGFLASKAGTLRDFEYTDAYLTPEQVREHTASFRGAVGSGGGD from the coding sequence GTGACGCGACCGAGGATTCTCGTGGTGGGCGCCGGTTTCGCCGGAGTGGGCTGCGTGCGGCGGCTCGAACGGCGCCTTGCCGCACGGGAGGCGGTGATCACGCTCCTCTCACCGTTCTCGTACCAGCTGTACCTGCCGCTGCTCCCCCAGGTGGCCGCCGGCGTGCTGACCCCGCAGTCGGTCGCGCTGTCGCTGCGGCGCAGCCGGCGGCACCGGACCCGGATCGTCCCGGGCGGTGTGGTCGGGATCGACACGGCGGCGAAGGTCTGCGTGGTGCGGACGATCTCCGGCGAGCACGTGACGGAGCCGTACGACCATCTCGTCCTCGCGCCCGGCAGCGTGACCCGCACCTTCGACATCCCGGGGCTCGCCGAGTACGCGCGCGGGATGAAGACGCTCGCGGAGGCCGTCTACATCCGGGACCACGTCATCGCCCAGCTGGACCTGGCGGACGCGAGCGACGACGAGGAGGAGCGGGCCGCGCGGCTGCGGTTCGTCGTGGTCGGCGGCGGTTACGCCGGGACGGAGACGGCCGCCTGCCTCCAGTTGCTCACCTCCAACGCGGTCAAGCGGTACCCCCGGCTCGACCCCGACCTCATCAAGTGGCACCTGGTGGACATCGCGCCGAAGCTGATGCCCGAACTGGGCGAGAAGCTGGGCTCCGCCGCCATGGACATCCTGACCAAGCGCGGCATCGAGGTGTCGCTCGGCGTGTCGGTGGCCTCGGTGGACGAGGACACAGTGACGCTCACGGACGGGCGGGTGCTGCCGAGCCGGACGCTGATCTGGACGGCCGGCGTGGCCGCGAGTCCGCTGATCGGCACGCTCGGCGCGGAGACCGTCCGGGGCCGGCTCGTCGTCTCGTCCGAGATGGACGTGCCGGGGCTCGACGGGGTGTGGGCGCTCGGCGACGCGGCGGCGGTCCCCGATCTCGCCAAGGGCGAGGAGGGGGCGATCTGCCCGCCGACCGCGCAGCACGCGATGCGGCAGGGCAAGGCCGTCGCCGACAACCTGGTCGCGACGCTGCGGGGCGAGCGGACCCACCCGTACATGCACAAGGACCTGGGGCTCGTGGTGGACCTCGGCGGGATGGACGGGGTGTCGAAGCCGCTCGGCGTGGAGCTGCACGGGGCGCCCGCCCAGGCCGTGGCCCGCGGCTACCACTGGGCGGCGCTGCGGACCAATGTGGCCAAGACCCGGGTGATGACGAACTGGCTGCTCAACGCCGTCGCGGGCGACGACTACGTACGGACCGGATTCCTGGCCTCGAAGGCGGGGACGCTGCGGGACTTCGAGTACACGGACGCGTATCTGACGCCGGAGCAGGTCCGCGAGCACACGGCCTCGTTCCGCGGAGCGGTCGGGTCGGGCGGCGGGGACTGA
- a CDS encoding transpeptidase: MPVRKGAPALLSAGTLCAALLLTGCAGPAPSAPVPSSSPAAGDGRPAPGPPGVAADDLASAPVPTPRIPGIGPATHALVPDGSTQVLVATGATADSNTATVTLYRRDRAGRWTEAAGPWAAHNALQGWTDDHTAGDLRSPIGVFRIGDAGGLLPDPGSRLPYDQDEEFEISGTGLSGEPLEGSFDHVIAIDYNRVPGRTPLDKERPLGEEKGGGVWIHVDHGGPTQACIALDREALRELLRALDPAAGPVVVMGPKTVLAR, encoded by the coding sequence ATGCCCGTCCGCAAGGGCGCCCCCGCGCTGCTGAGCGCCGGCACACTGTGCGCGGCCCTGTTGCTCACCGGCTGCGCGGGCCCCGCCCCGTCCGCACCCGTCCCGTCGTCCTCGCCCGCCGCGGGCGACGGCCGCCCCGCCCCGGGCCCGCCCGGGGTCGCCGCCGACGACCTCGCCTCCGCCCCGGTCCCCACACCCCGGATCCCCGGCATCGGCCCCGCCACGCACGCCCTCGTGCCCGACGGCTCCACCCAGGTCCTCGTCGCCACCGGCGCCACCGCCGACTCCAACACGGCCACCGTCACCCTCTACAGGCGCGACCGGGCCGGCCGGTGGACCGAGGCCGCCGGACCGTGGGCCGCCCACAACGCCCTCCAGGGCTGGACCGACGACCACACCGCCGGCGACCTGCGCAGCCCCATCGGCGTCTTCCGGATCGGCGACGCGGGCGGTCTGCTGCCCGACCCCGGCTCCCGGCTCCCGTACGACCAGGACGAGGAGTTCGAGATCAGCGGCACCGGCCTCTCCGGCGAACCCCTCGAAGGCTCCTTCGACCACGTGATCGCCATCGACTACAACCGGGTTCCCGGCCGCACCCCGCTCGACAAGGAACGCCCCCTCGGCGAGGAGAAGGGCGGCGGCGTCTGGATCCACGTCGACCACGGCGGGCCGACCCAGGCCTGCATCGCCCTGGACCGGGAGGCGCTGCGCGAACTCCTGCGCGCCCTCGACCCGGCCGCGGGTCCCGTCGTGGTCATGGGCCCCAAGACCGTACTCGCCCGGTGA
- a CDS encoding GNAT family N-acetyltransferase, with product MSDLRIERARTEEQLADWRAVHNTIIPTAVLSPEEVRERAGRNRLDVAYLGEVAVGCSTVRPPDGETPAATVIARTLPGYRGRGFGTALYERGLAHARTLSDEGVETVVLASNEEGLRFALARGFVEVERYVLPGDTIPFVALRLA from the coding sequence ATGAGTGATCTTCGTATCGAACGGGCGCGGACCGAGGAGCAGCTCGCCGACTGGCGGGCCGTGCACAACACGATCATCCCGACGGCGGTGCTGTCCCCCGAGGAAGTGCGGGAGCGTGCGGGCCGGAACCGGCTGGACGTCGCGTACCTCGGGGAGGTGGCGGTGGGGTGTTCGACGGTGCGTCCGCCGGACGGGGAGACCCCGGCGGCCACCGTGATCGCGCGGACGCTGCCCGGGTACCGCGGGCGGGGGTTCGGGACCGCGCTGTACGAGCGGGGGCTCGCGCACGCGCGGACGCTGAGCGACGAGGGCGTGGAGACGGTGGTGCTCGCCTCGAACGAGGAGGGGCTGCGGTTCGCGCTCGCGCGCGGTTTCGTGGAGGTGGAGCGGTACGTCCTGCCGGGGGACACGATTCCGTTCGTGGCGCTGCGACTGGCCTGA
- a CDS encoding dihydrodipicolinate reductase codes for MIRTVVWGTGNVGRAAIRAVDAHPGLELAAVLVSDPAKVGRDAGRLAGLGRDLGVVAGDDVGAVLDGRPGAVVYAASGDTRPDGALADVARAVAAGAVVVTPALYPLYDQRNAPPEFRNPVLAAVAEGGGSLFVSGVDPGWGNDVLPLLVSGLAATVDVIRCQEIFDYSTYEQEESVRELVGMGKPMEYEPPMLWPSVPTMVWGGQIRLMARALGAELDEIRETLERRPLESTVKTRTMGVFEAGTQGAVRFEVQGIVGGEPRIVIEHVTRIHPSCAPDWPVPPDGAGAHRVVVEGSPRIEVTVAATDEGENRSAGGNATAVGRLVGAIDWLVAAEPGLYDALDVPLRPAVGKLGRRPR; via the coding sequence ATGATTCGGACGGTGGTGTGGGGTACCGGAAATGTCGGGCGCGCGGCCATTCGCGCCGTGGACGCCCATCCGGGCCTGGAGCTCGCGGCCGTGCTGGTGTCCGATCCGGCCAAGGTGGGCCGGGACGCGGGCCGGCTCGCGGGGCTCGGGCGCGATCTCGGGGTGGTGGCCGGCGACGACGTCGGCGCGGTGCTCGACGGGCGGCCGGGGGCGGTGGTGTACGCGGCCTCCGGCGACACCCGGCCCGACGGGGCGCTCGCCGATGTGGCGCGGGCGGTGGCGGCGGGCGCGGTGGTGGTGACGCCCGCCCTGTATCCGCTGTACGACCAGCGCAACGCGCCGCCCGAGTTCCGGAATCCGGTGCTCGCGGCCGTCGCCGAGGGCGGCGGTTCGCTCTTCGTGTCGGGCGTCGACCCGGGCTGGGGGAACGACGTGCTGCCGCTCCTGGTGAGCGGGCTCGCCGCGACGGTGGACGTGATCCGCTGTCAGGAGATCTTCGACTACTCGACGTACGAGCAGGAGGAGTCGGTCCGCGAGCTGGTGGGGATGGGCAAGCCGATGGAGTACGAGCCGCCCATGCTGTGGCCTTCGGTGCCGACGATGGTCTGGGGCGGGCAGATACGGCTGATGGCCCGGGCGCTCGGGGCCGAACTCGACGAGATCCGCGAGACTCTGGAGCGGCGCCCGCTGGAGTCCACGGTGAAGACGCGGACGATGGGCGTGTTCGAGGCGGGGACTCAGGGCGCGGTCCGCTTCGAGGTGCAGGGGATCGTCGGCGGGGAGCCCCGCATCGTGATCGAGCACGTCACCCGGATCCATCCCTCGTGCGCGCCGGACTGGCCGGTGCCGCCGGACGGGGCGGGCGCGCACCGGGTGGTCGTCGAGGGGAGCCCCCGGATCGAGGTGACGGTCGCGGCGACCGACGAGGGCGAGAACCGGTCGGCGGGCGGGAACGCCACGGCGGTGGGACGCCTCGTCGGGGCGATCGACTGGCTGGTGGCGGCGGAGCCGGGACTGTACGACGCGCTGGACGTGCCGTTGCGGCCGGCGGTCGGGAAGCTGGGAAGGAGACCACGGTGA
- a CDS encoding carboxymuconolactone decarboxylase family protein: MIIDIPEGQEPIGYVWGDMVPEIGTAAANFSLSVYAHTTLGLREFEAARLRIAQINGCGFCLDWRTDRDGEKVEEGFDALVAAWRETEVSEAFDERTRLAAEYAERYALDHHGLDEEFWARMTARYSQAEIVELTMSLGSWLAFGRLNRVLGLDEVCVLPTH; the protein is encoded by the coding sequence GTGATCATCGACATTCCCGAGGGCCAGGAGCCGATCGGGTACGTGTGGGGCGACATGGTCCCGGAGATCGGGACGGCGGCGGCGAACTTCTCGCTGTCGGTGTACGCGCACACGACCCTGGGGCTGCGCGAGTTCGAGGCGGCGCGGCTGCGGATCGCGCAGATCAACGGCTGCGGCTTCTGTCTGGACTGGCGTACCGACCGGGACGGGGAGAAGGTCGAGGAGGGCTTCGACGCGCTCGTGGCGGCGTGGCGCGAGACGGAGGTCTCGGAGGCCTTCGACGAGCGGACGCGACTCGCGGCCGAGTACGCGGAGCGGTACGCGCTCGACCACCACGGCCTCGACGAGGAGTTCTGGGCGCGGATGACGGCGCGGTACAGCCAGGCGGAGATCGTGGAGCTGACGATGAGCCTGGGCTCGTGGCTGGCGTTCGGGCGGCTCAACCGGGTGCTCGGGCTCGACGAGGTGTGCGTGCTGCCGACGCACTGA
- a CDS encoding GMC oxidoreductase, with translation MSEHPLSAQGRPQVSRRRFLTGTGSVLGAAALAGTITTPARAEVPGLNCTPIPDGAQVRALVVGTGYGGSVAALRLARAGVDVHMIELGMAWDAPGPDGKIFANTTRPDYRSFWLRTRTKQPISQFLGYPLDKDVPLHTGILDAEDFAGITVYQGRGVGGGSLVNGGMAVTPLRERFPAILPTVDPAEMYATYYPRANAGLGVTSVDVNWWESQDCYQYARVGRKHAERSGFPFVFVPNVYDWDYMKQEAAGTVQKSALDAEVIYGNNAGKKSLQKTYLAQAAATGRVNVSPLHRVTSVSPAAAGGYTVVIDQIDTTGAVLVTKTVRADRVFFAAGSVGTSKLLTRLKATGALPALNGEIGKGWGDNGNVMCGRANHMWDPTGTLQSSMPTAGIDNWDAGGAFAEVAPLPTGIETYASFYLSITRTPRRAEFSWNPATGKVDLSWDRAWKQTSIDMARSIFDKINSKEGTIYRTDLFGAYKIWGDHLTYHPLGGAVLDRATDNHGRLHGYQGLYVIDGSLIPGNTSVNPFVTITALAERNIERIIAEDF, from the coding sequence ATGAGTGAACACCCCTTGTCCGCCCAGGGAAGACCCCAGGTAAGTCGCCGCCGCTTTCTCACGGGAACAGGTTCTGTTCTCGGCGCCGCCGCCCTCGCCGGCACGATCACGACCCCCGCCCGCGCCGAAGTCCCCGGCCTGAACTGCACCCCCATCCCCGACGGCGCCCAGGTGCGCGCCCTCGTCGTCGGCACCGGCTACGGCGGCTCCGTGGCAGCCCTGCGGCTCGCCCGTGCCGGTGTCGACGTCCACATGATCGAGCTGGGCATGGCCTGGGACGCCCCGGGCCCCGACGGCAAGATCTTCGCCAACACCACCAGGCCGGACTACCGCTCCTTCTGGCTGCGCACCCGCACCAAGCAGCCCATCAGCCAGTTCCTCGGCTACCCCCTCGACAAGGACGTGCCGCTGCACACCGGCATCCTCGACGCGGAGGACTTCGCCGGCATCACCGTCTACCAGGGGCGCGGCGTCGGCGGAGGTTCGCTCGTCAACGGCGGCATGGCGGTCACCCCGCTCCGGGAGCGCTTCCCGGCGATCCTCCCCACCGTCGACCCGGCCGAGATGTACGCCACCTACTACCCGCGCGCCAACGCGGGCCTGGGCGTCACCTCGGTGGACGTGAACTGGTGGGAGAGCCAGGACTGCTACCAGTACGCGCGCGTGGGTCGCAAGCACGCCGAGCGCTCCGGCTTCCCCTTCGTCTTCGTGCCCAACGTCTACGACTGGGACTACATGAAGCAGGAGGCCGCCGGGACCGTCCAGAAGTCCGCCCTGGACGCCGAGGTCATCTACGGCAACAACGCAGGCAAGAAGAGCCTCCAGAAGACCTACCTCGCCCAGGCCGCCGCCACCGGCCGCGTGAACGTCTCCCCGCTCCACCGGGTGACCTCCGTCAGCCCGGCGGCCGCCGGCGGCTACACCGTCGTCATCGACCAGATCGACACCACCGGCGCCGTCCTCGTCACCAAGACCGTCCGCGCCGACCGGGTCTTCTTCGCCGCCGGCAGCGTCGGCACCAGCAAGCTGCTCACCCGCCTCAAGGCGACCGGCGCCCTGCCCGCCCTCAACGGGGAGATCGGCAAGGGCTGGGGCGACAACGGCAACGTCATGTGCGGCCGCGCCAACCACATGTGGGACCCCACCGGCACGCTCCAGTCCTCCATGCCCACCGCCGGCATCGACAACTGGGACGCGGGCGGCGCCTTCGCGGAGGTCGCCCCGCTGCCCACCGGCATCGAGACCTACGCCTCCTTCTACCTCTCCATCACCCGCACCCCGCGCCGCGCCGAGTTCAGCTGGAACCCGGCCACGGGCAAGGTCGACCTGAGCTGGGACCGGGCCTGGAAGCAGACGTCCATCGACATGGCCAGGTCCATCTTCGACAAGATCAACAGCAAGGAGGGGACGATCTACCGGACCGACCTCTTCGGCGCCTACAAGATCTGGGGCGACCACCTCACCTACCACCCGCTCGGCGGCGCCGTCCTCGACCGGGCCACCGACAACCACGGACGCCTCCACGGCTACCAGGGCCTCTACGTCATCGACGGCTCCCTGATCCCCGGGAACACCAGCGTCAACCCCTTCGTCACCATCACCGCCCTCGCCGAGCGCAACATCGAGCGCATCATCGCCGAGGACTTCTGA
- the aspA gene encoding aspartate ammonia-lyase — protein MVPAPAPHDLPVRREHDLLGDRDVPADAYWGVHTLRATENFAITGTPISVYPLLIDALAAVKEAAARANEELGLLPADKAAAITGACREIRTGRFHDQFVVDVVQGGAGTSTNMNANEVVANRALELLGHAKGEYTHLHPNEDVNLGQSTNDVYPTAIRIAAIGAARELLKAMAVLQDAFAAKALEFREVVKMGRTQLQDAVPMTLGQEFSTYAVMLEEDRGRLAEAIELIHEINLGATAIGTGLNAAPGYAETARRHLAELTGLPLVTSANLIEATQDCGAFVQLSGVLKRIAVKLSKTCNDLRLLSSGPRAGLGEINLPPVQAGSSIMPGKVNPVIPEVVNQVAFEVIGNDITITMAAEAGQLQLNAFEPVIFHALSKSLLSLRAACLTLAERCVTGITANTEALRAAVENSIGLATALNPHLGYTAATAIAQEALATGRGVVELTVEKGLLPAHRLAELLTPERLTGAPGQAVG, from the coding sequence ATGGTTCCCGCACCGGCCCCGCACGACCTCCCCGTCCGCCGCGAGCACGATCTGCTCGGCGACCGGGACGTCCCCGCCGACGCCTACTGGGGCGTCCACACGCTGCGCGCCACCGAGAACTTCGCCATCACCGGTACGCCCATCTCGGTCTACCCCCTCCTGATCGACGCGCTCGCCGCCGTCAAGGAGGCCGCCGCCCGCGCCAACGAGGAGCTCGGCCTGCTCCCCGCCGACAAGGCGGCCGCCATCACCGGAGCCTGCCGGGAGATCCGTACGGGACGGTTCCACGACCAGTTCGTCGTGGACGTCGTCCAGGGCGGCGCCGGCACCTCCACCAACATGAACGCCAACGAGGTCGTCGCCAACCGGGCCCTGGAGCTCCTCGGCCACGCCAAGGGCGAGTACACCCACCTGCACCCCAACGAGGACGTCAACCTCGGCCAGTCCACCAACGACGTCTACCCGACCGCCATCCGCATCGCGGCGATCGGCGCGGCCCGTGAGCTCCTGAAGGCCATGGCCGTCCTCCAGGACGCCTTCGCCGCCAAGGCCCTGGAGTTCCGCGAGGTCGTGAAGATGGGCCGCACCCAGCTCCAGGACGCGGTGCCCATGACGCTGGGCCAGGAGTTCTCCACGTACGCCGTGATGCTGGAGGAGGACCGCGGCCGGCTCGCCGAGGCGATCGAGCTCATCCACGAGATCAACCTCGGGGCCACCGCCATCGGCACCGGTCTCAACGCCGCCCCCGGCTACGCCGAGACCGCCCGCCGCCACCTCGCCGAACTGACCGGCCTGCCGCTCGTGACCTCCGCCAACCTCATCGAGGCCACCCAGGACTGCGGCGCCTTCGTCCAGCTCTCCGGCGTCCTCAAGCGGATCGCGGTCAAGCTCTCCAAGACCTGCAACGACCTGCGGCTGCTCTCCTCGGGGCCGCGCGCGGGCCTCGGCGAGATCAACCTGCCGCCGGTGCAGGCCGGTTCCAGCATCATGCCCGGCAAGGTCAACCCGGTGATCCCCGAGGTCGTCAACCAGGTCGCCTTCGAGGTGATCGGCAACGACATCACCATCACCATGGCGGCCGAGGCGGGACAGCTCCAGCTCAACGCCTTCGAGCCGGTCATCTTCCACGCCCTCTCGAAGAGCCTGCTCTCGTTGCGCGCCGCCTGCCTGACCCTCGCCGAGCGCTGCGTCACCGGCATCACCGCCAACACCGAGGCGCTCCGCGCGGCCGTGGAGAACTCCATCGGCCTCGCCACCGCCCTGAACCCGCACCTCGGCTACACCGCCGCCACGGCCATCGCCCAGGAGGCGCTCGCGACGGGCCGCGGGGTCGTCGAACTCACCGTGGAGAAGGGCCTGCTGCCCGCCCACCGCCTCGCCGAGCTCCTCACCCCCGAGCGCCTCACCGGCGCGCCGGGCCAGGCCGTCGGCTGA
- a CDS encoding asparaginase gives MKRTNDGGARRIVVISTGGTIASRWQGTGYAADASGDDVLATAPLPEGVTVEVVDLFNVNSSRMTSAHQLALLRTVHETFADPGVDGIVVTHGTDTLEETAFLLDLHHADSRPVVLTGAQRPFGTGDGDGPGNLYDALQVAASVRDLGVLVVFDGRVHAARGTVKTQTLAADAFSDPSAERLGRVGFSRVDIERQPERPAPLPLPAAARTANPGATGPDATPLPRVDIITHHSDGDPFLLNAAVSAGARGIVLVATGAGNATPEIAAAVADAIARGVLVAVTTRVPAGPLAEIYTGGGAVDLVASGALLTGTLRAGQARIALLATLLAEGAGGAGDPARSTALLRRLLEGPVRAEPALATGHSRSASAVAARA, from the coding sequence ATGAAGCGGACGAACGACGGGGGAGCGCGCCGGATCGTCGTCATCAGCACCGGGGGCACGATCGCCAGCCGCTGGCAGGGCACCGGCTACGCGGCCGACGCCTCCGGAGACGACGTCCTGGCCACCGCCCCCCTCCCCGAGGGCGTCACCGTCGAGGTCGTCGACCTGTTCAACGTGAACAGCTCCCGCATGACCTCGGCCCACCAGCTCGCCCTCCTGCGCACCGTCCACGAGACCTTCGCCGACCCCGGCGTCGACGGCATCGTCGTCACCCACGGCACCGACACCCTGGAGGAGACGGCCTTCCTCCTGGACCTCCACCACGCCGACTCCCGCCCGGTCGTCCTCACCGGCGCCCAGCGGCCCTTCGGCACCGGAGACGGCGACGGCCCCGGCAACCTCTACGACGCGCTCCAGGTCGCCGCGAGCGTCCGCGACCTCGGCGTCCTCGTCGTCTTCGACGGACGCGTCCACGCGGCACGCGGCACCGTGAAGACCCAGACCCTCGCCGCCGACGCCTTCTCCGACCCCTCCGCCGAGCGCCTCGGCCGCGTCGGGTTCTCCCGCGTCGACATCGAGCGGCAGCCGGAGCGCCCCGCCCCGCTGCCCCTGCCGGCCGCCGCCCGGACCGCGAACCCCGGGGCCACCGGCCCCGACGCCACCCCGCTGCCCCGGGTCGACATCATCACGCACCACTCCGACGGCGACCCGTTCCTCCTGAACGCGGCCGTCTCCGCCGGCGCCCGGGGCATCGTCCTCGTCGCCACCGGCGCGGGCAACGCCACCCCCGAGATCGCCGCCGCCGTGGCCGACGCGATCGCCCGGGGAGTCCTCGTCGCCGTCACCACCCGCGTCCCCGCCGGACCGCTCGCCGAGATATACACCGGCGGCGGCGCGGTCGACCTCGTCGCCTCCGGAGCCCTGCTCACCGGCACCCTCCGGGCCGGCCAGGCCCGGATCGCCCTCCTCGCCACGCTCCTCGCCGAAGGCGCCGGCGGCGCGGGCGACCCCGCCCGCAGCACCGCCCTCCTGCGCCGCCTCCTCGAAGGACCGGTCCGCGCCGAGCCCGCCCTCGCCACCGGCCACTCCCGCTCGGCCTCGGCCGTCGCCGCCCGGGCGTAG
- a CDS encoding Lrp/AsnC family transcriptional regulator: MDRIDLHILRELQNDGRLSNQELAQRVGLSPSPCLRRVRQLEQDGVIRGYRAIIDPEAVGRGFEVLVSVEVRRDRETVEAFEEALQDVPDVIEAYRLFGSPGCLLRIAVADLAAYERLWIERLTTLAGVTEVNSQIIMKRIKEPKGMPVDVRGV; this comes from the coding sequence ATGGACCGAATCGATCTCCACATCTTGCGTGAGCTCCAGAACGACGGCCGGCTGAGCAACCAGGAGCTGGCCCAGCGGGTCGGGCTCAGCCCCTCCCCCTGCCTGCGCCGGGTGCGCCAGCTGGAGCAGGACGGGGTGATCCGGGGCTACCGGGCGATCATCGACCCGGAGGCGGTGGGGCGCGGCTTCGAGGTCCTCGTCTCGGTGGAGGTGCGGCGGGACCGGGAGACGGTGGAGGCCTTCGAGGAGGCGCTCCAGGACGTGCCGGACGTGATCGAGGCGTACCGGCTGTTCGGGAGTCCCGGCTGTCTGCTGCGGATCGCGGTGGCGGACCTCGCGGCGTACGAGCGGCTGTGGATCGAGCGGCTGACGACGCTCGCCGGGGTCACCGAGGTGAACTCGCAGATCATCATGAAGCGGATCAAGGAACCGAAGGGGATGCCGGTGGACGTCCGGGGCGTCTGA
- a CDS encoding endonuclease I family protein encodes MSVVRTGRWKVWAAAVAATLVGVTLPTVAATPASATTTAYDTTYYKDAIGKTGTSLKSSLHTIISSQSKISYDAVWNALKVTDQDPNNTNNVILLYSGVSRSKSLNGGSVGDWNREHTWAQSHGNFGTSAGPGTDLHHLRACDVQVNSTRGNKDWDNGGSPVSGAPGAYTDSDSFEPRDADKGDVARMILYMAVRYEGDDGWPDLEPNESSTNGSVPFHGRLSILKQWNQQDPPSAFEERRNDVIYNTYQHNRNPFIDHPEWIEAIW; translated from the coding sequence ATGTCCGTTGTGCGGACCGGCAGATGGAAGGTGTGGGCGGCGGCCGTCGCCGCCACCCTCGTCGGCGTCACGCTCCCCACGGTCGCCGCGACTCCCGCGAGCGCCACGACGACCGCGTACGACACCACGTACTACAAGGACGCGATCGGCAAGACCGGGACTAGCCTCAAGTCCTCGCTGCACACCATCATCAGCAGCCAGAGCAAGATCTCGTACGACGCGGTCTGGAACGCGCTGAAGGTCACCGACCAGGACCCGAACAACACCAACAACGTGATCCTGCTCTACAGCGGCGTCTCGCGCAGCAAGTCGCTCAACGGCGGCTCCGTGGGCGACTGGAACCGCGAGCACACCTGGGCCCAGTCCCACGGCAACTTCGGCACCTCGGCCGGCCCGGGCACCGATCTGCACCACCTGCGCGCCTGCGACGTGCAGGTCAACAGCACCCGCGGCAACAAGGACTGGGACAACGGCGGCAGCCCGGTCAGCGGCGCGCCGGGCGCCTACACGGACAGCGACTCCTTCGAGCCGCGCGACGCGGACAAGGGCGACGTCGCCCGCATGATCCTGTACATGGCCGTCCGGTACGAGGGTGACGACGGCTGGCCCGACCTGGAGCCCAACGAGTCCTCCACCAACGGCAGCGTCCCCTTCCACGGCCGCCTCTCGATCCTGAAGCAGTGGAACCAGCAGGATCCGCCGAGCGCCTTCGAGGAGCGCCGCAACGACGTCATCTACAACACGTACCAGCACAACCGGAACCCGTTCATCGACCACCCCGAGTGGATCGAGGCGATCTGGTAG